Proteins encoded in a region of the Acidobacteriota bacterium genome:
- a CDS encoding S8 family serine peptidase, which translates to MFSSRSLISFLFFALIVVFPNIGLAQAPAGTGCNCTPDDVLIDLAPTNQADLPAIAAQYGLIPTPLDQVGTPPTFRMQIDRTKTKQTPLEIVQAMAGDPRILQKETNRNLTVVERRGHSWTIGQSWAIGQSWAIGGSSKGFAKQYFPGQIRLPEAHKISTGNGVIIAVLDTGIDLEHPLFEGRLVPGYDFVDNDSDPSEVGTVRVNQVYGHGTHVAGIIALTAPDAKIMPIRVLDSNGEGDLWRVKDAMLWAAKNGATIINMSFGYPRDLTPQSNTFLHDLFNGVDDVVVPGEQQFPEFDDSRLLIVAGAGNGGEIGNGSARIYPAAERGALPDNPDADIDDNLLSVGASTRLDRLAPFSTMADVQDRGLDRWVRVVAPGENIVSAMPGGRYGVWNGTSMSAPIVAGIAALIKSANPTLLLQELVERVEETGHEWDCQLPSRSIKMETSRVDALCALTNNQACAPPRTVCIE; encoded by the coding sequence TGGTTTTTCCGAACATCGGGCTCGCCCAGGCGCCGGCCGGCACCGGATGCAATTGCACACCGGATGATGTCCTGATCGACCTTGCACCGACAAATCAGGCCGATCTGCCCGCGATCGCTGCCCAATATGGCCTTATACCTACACCTCTTGACCAGGTCGGAACGCCGCCGACCTTTCGGATGCAGATCGACCGCACCAAGACCAAACAAACGCCGCTTGAGATAGTTCAGGCGATGGCCGGCGATCCACGTATATTACAAAAAGAGACGAACCGAAACCTAACGGTCGTCGAGCGTCGCGGGCATTCCTGGACCATCGGGCAGTCATGGGCGATCGGCCAGTCGTGGGCGATCGGGGGAAGCTCGAAGGGCTTTGCCAAACAGTATTTTCCGGGCCAGATCCGTCTGCCCGAAGCACATAAGATCTCTACCGGAAACGGCGTGATCATTGCCGTTCTCGACACCGGCATCGATCTTGAGCATCCGCTCTTTGAGGGACGCCTTGTTCCGGGGTACGACTTTGTTGATAACGACAGCGACCCGAGCGAGGTCGGCACGGTCCGCGTAAACCAGGTCTATGGCCACGGAACGCACGTTGCCGGGATCATTGCCTTAACGGCCCCGGATGCGAAGATAATGCCGATCCGCGTGCTCGACTCGAACGGCGAGGGTGATCTCTGGCGGGTAAAGGATGCGATGCTCTGGGCGGCAAAGAACGGAGCGACGATCATCAACATGAGCTTCGGCTATCCGCGAGACCTTACACCGCAGAGCAATACGTTTCTCCACGATCTTTTCAACGGCGTCGATGACGTTGTCGTTCCTGGTGAACAGCAGTTCCCGGAATTTGACGATAGCCGGCTTCTAATAGTGGCAGGTGCCGGCAACGGCGGCGAGATCGGCAATGGTTCGGCACGCATCTATCCGGCGGCCGAACGCGGAGCCCTGCCGGACAATCCTGATGCTGATATCGACGACAACCTTCTGAGCGTCGGGGCAAGCACCCGGCTTGATCGGCTAGCACCGTTCTCGACGATGGCCGATGTGCAGGACCGCGGGCTCGACCGCTGGGTCCGGGTAGTTGCTCCCGGCGAAAACATTGTAAGTGCAATGCCCGGAGGCCGTTACGGCGTCTGGAACGGCACCTCGATGTCCGCGCCGATCGTCGCCGGTATCGCAGCTCTTATAAAGTCCGCGAATCCTACCTTATTACTCCAAGAGCTCGTCGAACGCGTTGAGGAGACCGGGCATGAATGGGACTGTCAGCTTCCTTCGCGCAGTATAAAGATGGAGACTTCCAGGGTCGATGCACTCTGTGCACTGACGAATAACCAAGCCTGTGCTCCGCCGCGAACCGTCTGTATAGAGTAA
- a CDS encoding VCBS repeat-containing protein, protein MKITKNKKNILRAAVVVAAIAAWVSIPFLSDRAGAGGVPILVRSANLASPTGSVNPHGTAAYQVYASGHREIEVQIEDVNLPAGTMLNAIVDGNSIGQMALQVDQRARIKLRTEDGQNVPVTNDGSVVQVTNGSTILVAGVLGGGGPNPTPTASPTASPTSSPTASPTASPTASPTASPTASPTASPSPSPSPTGSPNPGNLFAGLNGPTINGALPLGYGEFELHSSRVELEVRVRQINLAPGTQLGVRVDNINVGSMMLESDREARLRLRSDRGETVPPVVSGSTIQILNGSETIMSGTFAGFTSPTPSPSPTGSPSPSMGRSFESHLTGSGMEPPVTTGANGEVKVNLNEAETQATILGEFHNIGSGQTGGRIESVTGDVVTVYSFPTLGGANGNFATVTIDVSPALVQQLRSGLWYVVLTSSANPGGEIRGRLTPRSNNGDFNGDGANDFAVYRPSNGTWYSNNGSGISIISFGDANSRVVSADYDGDGKTDSAVFRIVNGLAVWEIKHSSDGGTTGLQFGIDGDVPVRGDFDGDGRSDIAVFRPSNGVWYVLNSLSGGVTIVQYGTNGDKPIAVDIDGDGRDEIAVYRPSSGIWFWYRPATGATGAIQWGIGEDVPVSGDFDGDGRSDVTVYRPSTGVWYTLRTSDGGYTIIQFGQTGDIPVAGDYDSDRKADLAVFRPTDGFWYVLRSSDGTFFGLPFGTSGDIPTAAGN, encoded by the coding sequence ATGAAAATAACGAAGAACAAGAAGAACATTTTGAGAGCTGCTGTAGTAGTAGCAGCGATCGCCGCGTGGGTCTCGATCCCATTTTTGAGCGATAGGGCCGGTGCCGGCGGAGTTCCGATACTGGTCCGCAGCGCAAACCTCGCTTCGCCGACGGGCAGCGTAAACCCGCACGGCACGGCCGCTTACCAGGTCTATGCGAGCGGCCACCGAGAGATCGAGGTGCAGATCGAAGATGTAAATCTTCCGGCCGGAACGATGCTTAACGCGATCGTTGACGGAAACTCGATCGGGCAGATGGCATTGCAGGTTGATCAGCGGGCACGTATCAAACTGAGAACTGAGGACGGCCAGAACGTTCCGGTAACTAACGACGGATCCGTCGTGCAGGTCACAAATGGATCAACGATCCTTGTTGCCGGCGTACTTGGCGGCGGCGGGCCAAATCCGACCCCGACGGCTTCACCGACAGCGTCGCCGACCTCTTCACCAACCGCGTCTCCGACGGCATCGCCAACTGCTTCGCCTACCGCGTCGCCCACGGCTTCGCCGACCGCATCGCCGAGCCCGAGTCCTTCGCCGACCGGTTCACCCAACCCCGGCAATCTTTTCGCTGGCCTGAACGGCCCGACCATTAACGGTGCGCTTCCCCTTGGCTACGGCGAGTTTGAACTGCACAGCAGCCGCGTAGAGCTCGAGGTTCGCGTCCGGCAGATCAATCTCGCACCTGGAACTCAGCTTGGCGTTCGTGTTGACAACATCAACGTTGGTTCGATGATGCTTGAGAGCGACCGCGAAGCACGGCTTCGGCTGAGAAGCGACCGCGGCGAAACGGTTCCGCCGGTCGTCAGTGGCTCGACCATTCAGATCCTCAATGGCAGTGAGACCATTATGAGCGGCACATTCGCCGGGTTCACTTCGCCGACGCCGAGCCCTTCACCGACCGGTTCGCCGTCGCCCTCAATGGGACGCTCGTTCGAATCGCACCTTACAGGCAGCGGTATGGAGCCGCCCGTAACAACCGGAGCCAACGGCGAAGTGAAGGTAAACCTTAACGAGGCCGAAACCCAGGCGACGATCCTCGGCGAGTTCCACAACATTGGAAGCGGCCAGACCGGCGGCCGTATCGAATCCGTCACGGGCGATGTCGTAACGGTCTATTCGTTCCCGACTCTCGGCGGTGCCAACGGCAATTTCGCAACGGTTACGATCGACGTCTCGCCGGCACTCGTCCAGCAGCTTCGCTCGGGCCTCTGGTATGTCGTTCTTACGAGCTCGGCAAACCCGGGCGGTGAGATCCGCGGCCGGCTGACTCCGCGGTCGAACAACGGCGACTTCAACGGCGATGGTGCCAATGACTTCGCTGTCTATCGCCCGTCGAACGGCACCTGGTACTCGAATAACGGTTCGGGCATCTCGATCATCAGCTTCGGCGATGCGAATTCGAGGGTCGTCTCGGCAGACTACGATGGCGACGGCAAAACGGACTCCGCAGTGTTCCGCATCGTTAATGGCCTAGCGGTCTGGGAGATCAAGCACAGCTCTGATGGCGGTACAACCGGACTTCAGTTCGGCATCGACGGCGACGTCCCGGTCCGCGGCGACTTTGACGGCGACGGCAGGTCTGACATCGCGGTCTTCCGACCCTCGAATGGCGTGTGGTATGTGCTCAATAGCCTCAGCGGCGGCGTGACGATCGTCCAATACGGCACGAATGGCGATAAGCCGATCGCGGTCGATATTGATGGAGATGGCCGCGATGAGATCGCAGTCTATCGTCCTTCGAGCGGAATCTGGTTCTGGTATCGTCCCGCGACGGGAGCGACCGGTGCTATTCAGTGGGGCATTGGCGAAGATGTGCCGGTCAGCGGAGACTTTGACGGCGATGGCCGGTCAGACGTAACGGTGTATCGTCCTTCGACGGGCGTTTGGTACACGCTCCGAACCTCCGACGGCGGCTACACGATCATTCAGTTTGGCCAGACCGGCGACATTCCGGTCGCCGGAGACTACGACTCGGACCGAAAGGCTGACCTAGCTGTCTTCCGCCCGACGGACGGCTTCTGGTATGTCCTTCGGAGTTCGGACGGAACGTTCTTCGGACTCCCGTTCGGAACCAGCGGTGATATCCCAACAGCCGCAGGCAACTAA
- a CDS encoding DinB family protein: MKFDSIEDIYRTNAGFASELESLVGELTRETAENRPDGEKWSIAEIVEHLAMVEDGMSRICAKLIGKAEKGDDLSGGTIAITSIFEERGVAIATIKVEAPEMVRPTGGRSIGESFASMAESNERLEQIKPLFDQFDGNKHRFPHPFFGELSAIEWLVLVGQHKARHIAQIRRLLSAN; the protein is encoded by the coding sequence ATGAAATTCGATTCGATTGAAGACATCTACCGCACCAACGCGGGCTTCGCCTCGGAGCTTGAATCGCTTGTTGGCGAGTTAACGCGAGAGACGGCCGAAAACCGGCCCGATGGCGAGAAGTGGTCGATCGCCGAGATCGTCGAACACCTCGCAATGGTCGAGGACGGAATGTCCCGCATCTGCGCCAAGTTGATCGGAAAAGCCGAAAAAGGCGACGATCTTTCGGGCGGCACTATCGCCATCACCAGCATCTTTGAAGAACGCGGCGTCGCGATCGCAACGATCAAGGTCGAAGCTCCCGAAATGGTCCGCCCGACCGGCGGCCGAAGTATTGGCGAATCGTTCGCATCGATGGCTGAGAGCAACGAGAGACTCGAACAGATCAAGCCGCTTTTTGACCAGTTTGATGGAAATAAGCACCGCTTTCCGCATCCCTTTTTTGGCGAGCTTTCAGCGATCGAATGGCTCGTCCTCGTCGGCCAGCATAAGGCCCGCCACATCGCACAGATCCGGCGGCTGCTTTCCGCAAACTAA
- a CDS encoding M61 family metallopeptidase codes for MMTGKTRSILLRWLIFSLALAFTFQNVTAETAAERRTQQAVPEISYTVSMSKPWTHLLEVEMRVRWSAMPQDLDLKMPVWTPGSYLVREYARHVQDFAVKDAAGTALAWEKTSKNTWRIKTAKAREVVATYRVYSNELTVRTNELNDEHAFWNNAALLFFPAGQLKAPSKVKVVPYGNWKVATGLRPVAGEANTFTAPDYDILYDSPFQVSDFKEKTFQVAGRPHRIVVTGEGNYDLDQIAVDTEKIGEAGIAIFGELPVDDYLIILNLRGGGGLEHLNSTALQWNRFGFQPRSRYLSFLRLVAHEYFHLWNVKRIRPDVLGPFDYENENYTKLLWVAEGTTAYYEDVLLRRAGLITPEQNLESKADMIGNLQNRPGRFQTSLEEASFDAWIKYYRQDENAINNQISYYDKGEIVSMLLDIEIRNASGHQRSLDDVMRSLYNEFFKGGRNFTPADFQRACEAAAGRSLRDFFAKYVSGREEIQYNSILQGIGLRLQAGVPSSRQAYIGASLAETDGRLIVRSVPAGTPAHEQGLNFNDQIVAIDGHRASNSFLQTYIGEKKPGDKVRMTIFRHDRLRDIEFTLGVNERVVYRFIKEPQPTAEQRAGYERYFGVAIDR; via the coding sequence ATGATGACTGGAAAAACTCGCTCGATCTTACTCCGTTGGCTTATTTTTTCGCTTGCTTTGGCATTTACGTTCCAGAACGTAACTGCTGAGACCGCCGCCGAACGCCGAACGCAGCAGGCCGTCCCGGAGATCAGCTACACGGTCTCGATGTCAAAGCCCTGGACGCACCTGCTTGAGGTCGAGATGCGCGTCCGCTGGTCGGCAATGCCGCAGGACCTTGACCTGAAAATGCCGGTCTGGACGCCGGGAAGTTATCTCGTACGCGAATACGCCCGACACGTGCAGGATTTTGCAGTGAAAGATGCCGCCGGAACCGCTCTCGCTTGGGAAAAGACAAGCAAGAATACCTGGCGGATCAAGACCGCAAAGGCCCGCGAGGTAGTCGCTACCTATCGCGTTTATTCAAATGAGCTGACCGTTCGAACCAATGAACTCAACGACGAGCACGCCTTTTGGAATAACGCTGCCCTGCTCTTTTTCCCTGCCGGCCAGCTAAAGGCTCCGTCAAAGGTAAAGGTCGTGCCCTACGGCAATTGGAAGGTCGCGACGGGCTTGCGGCCGGTCGCGGGCGAGGCAAACACATTCACCGCACCGGACTACGACATTCTTTACGATTCGCCGTTTCAGGTCAGCGACTTTAAAGAGAAAACATTCCAGGTCGCCGGGCGACCGCACCGGATCGTTGTAACGGGCGAAGGCAACTACGACCTCGACCAAATTGCTGTGGATACCGAAAAGATCGGCGAGGCTGGCATCGCGATCTTTGGCGAACTGCCGGTCGATGATTACCTGATAATCCTCAATCTCCGCGGCGGCGGCGGGCTTGAACATCTGAACTCGACCGCTCTGCAATGGAACCGCTTCGGCTTCCAGCCGCGTTCGCGATATTTGAGCTTTCTTCGGCTGGTCGCCCACGAATATTTCCACCTCTGGAACGTAAAGCGGATCAGGCCTGATGTCCTCGGCCCCTTCGATTACGAGAATGAGAACTATACAAAGCTCCTCTGGGTCGCGGAGGGAACGACCGCTTATTACGAGGATGTGCTTCTTCGCCGTGCGGGGCTGATCACGCCCGAACAGAATCTCGAGTCAAAGGCGGACATGATCGGTAACCTGCAGAACCGCCCCGGACGTTTTCAGACGAGCCTTGAGGAAGCGAGTTTTGACGCTTGGATCAAATATTACCGACAGGACGAGAACGCGATAAACAATCAGATCTCATACTACGATAAAGGCGAGATCGTAAGTATGCTGCTGGATATCGAGATCCGGAACGCCTCCGGTCATCAACGTTCGCTCGACGATGTGATGCGATCGCTCTACAACGAATTCTTCAAAGGAGGTCGTAATTTCACGCCTGCCGACTTTCAGCGTGCCTGTGAAGCGGCAGCTGGTCGGAGCCTCAGAGATTTTTTTGCAAAATACGTCTCGGGCCGTGAAGAGATACAGTATAATTCGATCCTTCAGGGTATCGGGCTCAGGCTTCAGGCGGGAGTTCCGAGCAGTAGACAGGCCTATATCGGTGCAAGTCTCGCCGAGACGGACGGACGGCTCATTGTGCGTTCCGTTCCGGCGGGAACACCGGCGCATGAACAGGGACTGAACTTTAACGACCAGATCGTCGCCATTGACGGGCACCGAGCTTCGAACTCTTTTCTTCAGACTTACATCGGCGAGAAGAAGCCCGGCGATAAGGTTCGAATGACGATCTTTCGGCACGACCGCCTGCGGGATATCGAATTTACGCTTGGTGTAAATGAACGCGTTGTTTATCGTTTCATCAAGGAGCCTCAACCGACCGCCGAGCAGCGTGCCGGGTATGAGCGGTATTTTGGCGTCGCTATCGATCGATAA
- a CDS encoding MFS transporter: MSQPEKSETGEETPNERFFTAPLIIIYVTVFIDLIGFGMVIPILPFYANTDPFNATPFEIGLLLGIYSIMQFIFSPLLGRLSDKYGRRPILFISILGSAAGYFVIGAAGTLMLVFLGRVIGGITGGNISTAQAYIADVTSRENRAKGMGIFGAMFGLGFILGPALAGVLSKYGVSVPFYVAAVLAFSNAIAVYFILPETVKRTADAKPSGGRIAEMLAALGKRDFGAINLVYFLLVTAFSVMTYAFVLFTAYRYGYNAEQNGYLFAYVGVMAVIGQGVIFGTLASRIHEAKLAIIGCLLMAASFFAFPFLGPNSGGLAYLLGVCTVLSIGNALAAPALTSLASKLSSDDEQGSMLGIMQSGASLARAIGPFVGGLLLNNAFNAIDDASVTRTFWAASGIMVLAMVAAFYLSRLLGERREMHRTAA, translated from the coding sequence ATGTCCCAACCGGAAAAAAGCGAAACGGGCGAAGAAACGCCGAACGAGCGATTCTTCACTGCACCGCTGATCATTATATATGTAACGGTTTTCATTGACCTCATCGGCTTTGGGATGGTGATCCCGATCCTGCCTTTCTACGCGAATACCGACCCTTTTAACGCGACGCCCTTTGAGATCGGGCTTCTGCTCGGTATCTATTCGATAATGCAGTTCATCTTCTCGCCGCTTTTGGGAAGGCTCTCAGACAAGTACGGCCGGCGGCCGATCTTGTTCATCAGCATTTTGGGGTCGGCGGCCGGCTATTTCGTCATCGGTGCGGCGGGTACGCTCATGCTCGTTTTTCTCGGCCGCGTGATCGGCGGCATAACGGGCGGCAATATCTCGACGGCGCAGGCTTACATTGCCGATGTCACTTCACGGGAGAACCGGGCGAAAGGCATGGGGATATTCGGAGCGATGTTCGGCCTTGGGTTCATTCTCGGCCCAGCACTGGCGGGAGTTTTGAGCAAATACGGCGTTAGTGTGCCGTTCTACGTGGCAGCGGTTCTCGCTTTTTCAAATGCGATCGCTGTCTATTTTATTCTTCCGGAAACGGTCAAGCGGACGGCCGACGCGAAGCCTTCGGGCGGGCGCATCGCCGAGATGCTTGCGGCCCTCGGCAAACGCGACTTCGGAGCCATCAATCTTGTCTATTTTCTGTTGGTCACGGCATTCTCCGTGATGACCTATGCGTTCGTGCTTTTTACGGCCTACCGTTACGGTTATAACGCAGAGCAAAACGGCTATCTTTTTGCCTACGTCGGCGTGATGGCGGTCATTGGCCAGGGCGTGATCTTCGGGACGCTGGCATCGCGGATTCACGAGGCAAAGCTTGCGATCATCGGCTGCCTCTTGATGGCCGCGAGCTTTTTTGCGTTTCCGTTTCTCGGCCCAAACTCCGGCGGGCTCGCGTATCTTTTGGGCGTGTGCACGGTTCTCTCGATCGGGAACGCACTTGCCGCACCGGCGCTTACGAGCCTCGCTTCAAAGCTTTCGTCGGACGATGAACAGGGAAGTATGCTCGGGATAATGCAGTCGGGGGCGAGCCTTGCACGTGCTATCGGGCCGTTTGTCGGCGGGTTGCTGCTGAACAACGCCTTCAACGCCATCGACGATGCCTCGGTGACACGAACATTCTGGGCTGCGAGCGGGATAATGGTCCTCGCGATGGTTGCTGCTTTCTATCTTTCGAGATTGCTGGGTGAGCGGCGTGAGATGCACCGGACGGCCGCTTAG
- a CDS encoding PAS domain S-box protein: MKRSIFTSWSLIWLLATIFFVAGGALNLSQRATHQLPPTDGVLWVEKADGIYAERVERGFAASRAGISPGDKLLSISLDGTNFDEVVAAADVPMYLDAAGVGGSLTYFFEKSSFSFADNRYFADLRNIDTVPRWPASLIFLMVVGVVWLGVGVFVLFKQGSQAPFILHFATVCLAAFVFHFYSALGFGQDFDLAIQVVDWLAFIAFAPLFVHFCLRYPVRSEVFDEARWKTIATYAPAVAIAAAVIVLTFSPFVLPTATAISFNAALASYKAFPLLNAILVGHFAVGVAIGAGILLWRFLTSTQAVVRQRLKWAMWGTIASVIPIIGLQLTRQFIYLPEDIITSALSTLPLALIPLSFGHSVVRYRLMDVDVVVRRALVYAMTTLAIAMMIGAVALGLVFLAVGSDLSTTEITLRAVIAIVAMAAIVMLSEPLKNFLQERANRFFYGERYDLRRGLLDFGRTLSASTALEPLLESLSHRLVEVLDVEKVAVFIEDREGEGGYRIGRSIGLTETYTVPRDFKQIIRQKSAANGIVRADQIEINDDDADTTNGNGGGLTGVRQELHYFVPCVVGSKMVAVIGLGRAKDGSLLSSEDLEILRTISGYIAVAIENSRLYQEQKQQTAELALLKEFNESIVESVNVGLLAVNEDGLITRCNTTFEEMMNRSRSEVIGKSVDDIFDPAFAANLNSILGKSRWHLTEIRNAYKLHARDASGNPLILNVAVAPLRSVSNEQTGGIIVLENVSSRVKLEESLQQSEKLSSIGLLAAGVAHEVNTPLTGVSSYTQMLLGMIPETDPKHELLKKMHRQTERAANIVGNLLNFSRTGSAIEWTEVDVNKLIDDTLQLLEPQLRRSQIEIVKQYEERPPLVSGNSGKLQQVLTNLILNARDAMANGGIITLRTILDGDRVRVEVADTGEGISEEDISKIFDPFFTTKAVGSGTGLGLAVTYGIVQEHGGSIEAKSPNGSGATFILTLPLGSPAQQRMVG, from the coding sequence ATGAAGCGAAGCATCTTCACAAGTTGGAGCCTGATATGGCTGCTGGCGACGATCTTTTTCGTTGCCGGCGGAGCCCTAAACCTGTCTCAAAGGGCGACGCACCAGCTTCCGCCGACCGATGGCGTATTGTGGGTAGAAAAAGCGGACGGCATTTACGCCGAACGCGTCGAACGCGGCTTTGCCGCCTCGCGGGCCGGCATCTCACCGGGTGATAAACTCCTTTCGATCAGCCTTGACGGCACAAATTTCGACGAAGTTGTCGCTGCCGCTGACGTCCCGATGTATCTGGACGCAGCCGGAGTCGGCGGCAGCCTCACGTACTTTTTTGAAAAGAGCTCGTTCTCCTTCGCCGATAACCGCTACTTTGCGGACCTTCGAAATATTGACACGGTACCCCGCTGGCCGGCTTCGCTCATTTTTTTGATGGTCGTCGGCGTTGTGTGGCTCGGTGTCGGGGTGTTCGTTCTTTTTAAGCAGGGCAGCCAGGCCCCGTTCATACTGCACTTTGCGACCGTTTGTCTCGCGGCATTTGTTTTTCATTTTTACAGTGCCCTTGGGTTCGGGCAGGATTTCGACCTTGCCATCCAGGTCGTCGATTGGCTTGCTTTCATCGCCTTTGCTCCGCTCTTTGTTCATTTTTGTTTGCGTTATCCGGTACGGAGCGAGGTCTTTGACGAGGCTCGGTGGAAGACCATCGCCACGTATGCTCCCGCGGTCGCCATAGCGGCAGCGGTCATCGTTCTGACCTTTTCGCCATTTGTACTTCCGACCGCAACAGCCATAAGTTTTAATGCCGCGTTGGCTTCGTACAAGGCATTTCCGCTGCTCAACGCAATTCTCGTCGGCCATTTTGCCGTCGGCGTTGCCATTGGTGCAGGAATTCTTCTTTGGCGATTTTTGACGAGTACGCAGGCGGTCGTGCGACAGCGGCTAAAATGGGCGATGTGGGGCACGATCGCGTCGGTCATCCCTATCATCGGGCTGCAACTGACGCGGCAGTTCATCTACCTTCCGGAAGACATCATCACCTCGGCTCTTTCGACGCTTCCACTTGCGCTAATTCCGCTAAGCTTTGGCCATTCGGTCGTGCGGTATCGGCTGATGGACGTTGATGTCGTCGTCCGCCGGGCCCTCGTCTATGCAATGACAACGCTTGCCATTGCGATGATGATCGGAGCCGTCGCACTCGGGTTGGTATTTCTTGCGGTCGGCAGCGACCTTTCTACCACCGAGATCACGCTTCGCGCCGTAATTGCGATCGTTGCGATGGCGGCGATCGTGATGCTGAGCGAGCCGCTCAAGAATTTTCTGCAAGAGCGGGCGAACCGTTTCTTCTATGGCGAGCGCTATGACCTTCGCCGGGGATTGCTCGATTTTGGCCGAACGCTTTCAGCCTCTACGGCGCTCGAGCCGCTACTTGAATCACTCTCGCATCGGTTGGTTGAGGTGCTTGACGTTGAAAAGGTCGCGGTGTTTATTGAAGATCGCGAAGGTGAGGGCGGCTACCGTATCGGCCGTTCGATCGGGCTGACTGAAACTTACACTGTTCCTCGCGATTTCAAACAGATCATCCGACAAAAGTCGGCAGCAAACGGGATCGTCCGCGCGGACCAGATCGAGATCAACGACGACGATGCGGATACGACCAACGGCAATGGCGGCGGGCTGACCGGCGTCAGGCAGGAGCTTCATTATTTCGTGCCGTGCGTCGTTGGCAGCAAGATGGTCGCCGTGATCGGCCTCGGCCGGGCGAAGGACGGCTCGCTGCTTTCCTCTGAGGACCTTGAGATCTTGAGAACGATCTCCGGCTATATCGCCGTGGCGATCGAAAACAGTCGGCTATATCAGGAGCAAAAGCAGCAGACCGCCGAGCTTGCACTCCTCAAAGAATTCAACGAGTCGATAGTCGAATCGGTCAACGTCGGCCTTCTTGCCGTAAATGAGGATGGGCTGATCACACGCTGCAACACTACCTTTGAAGAGATGATGAACCGCTCACGTTCGGAGGTTATCGGCAAGAGCGTTGATGACATCTTTGACCCGGCATTTGCGGCAAATCTCAATAGCATTCTCGGCAAGAGCCGCTGGCACCTAACCGAGATCCGTAATGCCTACAAGCTTCATGCCCGCGATGCTTCGGGTAATCCGCTGATCCTCAATGTTGCGGTTGCCCCGCTCCGCTCGGTCTCGAACGAGCAGACGGGCGGCATCATTGTGCTGGAGAATGTTTCGTCGCGAGTCAAGCTCGAGGAATCGCTCCAGCAAAGCGAAAAGCTCTCAAGCATAGGCCTTCTCGCTGCCGGCGTTGCCCACGAGGTCAACACACCGCTGACGGGCGTTTCGAGCTATACGCAGATGCTGCTCGGGATGATCCCCGAAACCGACCCGAAGCACGAACTGCTCAAGAAGATGCACCGGCAGACCGAGCGGGCGGCAAACATCGTCGGCAACCTGCTCAATTTCTCGCGAACCGGAAGTGCGATCGAATGGACCGAGGTCGATGTAAACAAGCTCATCGACGATACGCTCCAATTGCTTGAACCGCAGCTCCGCCGCTCGCAGATCGAGATAGTGAAACAATATGAAGAGCGGCCGCCGCTCGTTTCCGGAAACTCCGGCAAGCTCCAGCAGGTATTGACCAACTTGATCCTCAATGCACGCGATGCGATGGCAAACGGCGGCATCATAACGCTGCGGACGATCCTTGACGGCGACCGCGTCCGCGTCGAGGTCGCAGATACCGGCGAAGGCATATCCGAGGAAGATATCTCAAAGATCTTCGATCCTTTCTTCACGACAAAAGCGGTTGGAAGTGGAACAGGCCTTGGACTCGCCGTGACCTACGGCATCGTTCAGGAGCACGGCGGATCGATCGAGGCCAAGAGCCCGAATGGAAGTGGTGCTACCTTTATCCTGACATTGCCGCTCGGTTCACCCGCTCAGCAGCGAATGGTCGGCTAA